GAGACGTGCGAGCAGTGCCACTGGCCGCGCAAGTTCTACGGTGCGGCCGAGCGGGTGATCCCGCATTACCTCCCCGACGAGACCAACTCGCCGTGGACGATCCGTTTGCTGCTCTACATCGGCGGCGGCGACCCCGCCTTCGGTCCGGCCGGCGGCATCCACTGGCACATGAACATCGCAAACCGGATCGAGTACGTCGCCACCGACAGCCAGCGTCAGGACATCCCGTGGGTGCGCGTGACCGACGCCCGCGGGAACGCGACCGTGTACCAGTCCACCGTCAGCCCGCTCACGCAGGCCCAGCTCGCCGCGTCACGTCCGCGAACCATGGACTGCATCGACTGTCACAATCGGCCGACGCACATCTACAACCCGCCGCTCACGTCGGTGAACCTCGCGATCAGCACCGGTCGCATCGACTCCACCATCCCCTTCATCAAGCGCCAGGCCGTCCGGGCGTTGACAGCTCCGTACGCCAGTACCGCCGCCGCGTTCAGCGGCATCTCCACCGGGTTGACGGCGTTCTACGACTCCGCCTACCCGGGACGGCCGGCCGCGGCGACCGCGCGCCTCCGCCGGGCGATCACGGCGGTGCAGATCGTCTATGCGCACAACTTCTTCCCTGGGATGAAGGTGGACTGGCGCGTCTACCCCGACAACATCGGGCACCAGAACTCCCCCGGCTGCTTCCGCTGCCACGACGGTAACCACGCCAGCGCCGATGGACGGACGATCCGTCACGGTTGCACCACCTGCCACGCGATCGTCGCCCAGGGCCCGGGCCAGGCGGCGGCCACCGTCGCCGCAACCGGGCTGGACTTCCAGCACCCGGTGGACATCGGCGGGGTCTGGCAGACGATGCTGTGTTCGGACTGCCATCACGGCGCCGTGGTGGAGTAGCCGGCTATCGGGCGGCCGGATCCCGGAGCACGGGGGAGTGCA
This window of the Gemmatimonadales bacterium genome carries:
- a CDS encoding NapC/NirT family cytochrome c; amino-acid sequence: MTDNREPTSPPPLPSLLRNWLSTAGIILAASSFFAAVCLIAIDYFGSFKNPYMGILTYLVAPAFLVAGLLLIAAGALGERRRRRRMRPGELPRYPRLDLNVPRQRRAFIAVSVATFLFLILTALGSYRTYQFTESVAFCGTTCHTIMRPEYTAYQESPHARVACVQCHIGPGAGWFVKSKLSGAYQVYATIVDKYPRPIPAPIKNLRPAQETCEQCHWPRKFYGAAERVIPHYLPDETNSPWTIRLLLYIGGGDPAFGPAGGIHWHMNIANRIEYVATDSQRQDIPWVRVTDARGNATVYQSTVSPLTQAQLAASRPRTMDCIDCHNRPTHIYNPPLTSVNLAISTGRIDSTIPFIKRQAVRALTAPYASTAAAFSGISTGLTAFYDSAYPGRPAAATARLRRAITAVQIVYAHNFFPGMKVDWRVYPDNIGHQNSPGCFRCHDGNHASADGRTIRHGCTTCHAIVAQGPGQAAATVAATGLDFQHPVDIGGVWQTMLCSDCHHGAVVE